One genomic window of Halolamina sediminis includes the following:
- a CDS encoding ABC transporter ATP-binding protein: protein MAAIQVDGLTKRFDETVAVDGLSFTVEDGELFGLLGPNGAGKSTLINMLVTLLGPTEGTATVDGHDIVDDTAAVRNSIGIVFQEQALDEELTGAENLAFHSRLYGQSASEREERIDEILDLVGLEDERDDPVGTYSGGMKRRLEIGRGLLHEPAVLFLDEPTTGLDARTRRDSWEYIRRLNEEAGVSVVLTTHYIEEAEQLCDRVAVVDDGDIAAIDSPDALTESIGGDVVSLELDGRTDALRDRLAAQSWVSEFSADDGGLRITVDHGRQRIADLVRLADDAGVPVTAVDVREPNLETAFLSLTGATMAEREADGTASDDGEAVVGTAGGDR, encoded by the coding sequence ATGGCGGCGATTCAGGTCGATGGCCTCACCAAGCGCTTCGACGAGACGGTCGCGGTGGACGGCCTCTCGTTCACCGTCGAGGACGGGGAACTGTTCGGCTTGCTCGGCCCCAACGGCGCGGGCAAGTCGACGCTGATCAACATGCTCGTGACGCTGCTCGGGCCCACCGAGGGGACAGCGACCGTCGACGGGCACGACATCGTCGACGACACCGCGGCGGTCCGCAACAGCATCGGGATCGTGTTTCAGGAGCAGGCGCTCGACGAGGAGCTCACCGGCGCGGAGAACCTCGCCTTCCACTCCCGGCTGTACGGGCAGTCCGCGAGCGAGCGCGAGGAGCGCATCGACGAGATCCTCGATCTCGTGGGGCTCGAGGACGAACGAGACGACCCCGTGGGCACCTACTCCGGCGGCATGAAGCGGCGGCTGGAGATCGGCCGCGGGCTGCTCCACGAGCCGGCCGTGCTGTTCCTCGACGAGCCGACCACGGGACTCGACGCGCGGACGCGCCGTGACTCCTGGGAGTACATCCGCCGGCTCAACGAGGAGGCCGGCGTCTCGGTCGTGCTGACGACCCACTACATCGAGGAGGCCGAACAGCTCTGTGACCGCGTCGCGGTCGTCGACGACGGCGATATCGCCGCGATCGACTCGCCGGACGCGCTCACCGAGTCGATCGGCGGCGACGTGGTCAGCCTCGAACTCGACGGACGGACGGACGCGCTTCGGGACCGACTCGCGGCGCAGTCGTGGGTGTCTGAGTTCTCGGCCGACGACGGCGGCCTGCGGATCACGGTCGATCACGGCCGGCAGCGCATCGCGGATCTCGTCCGGCTGGCCGACGACGCCGGCGTCCCGGTCACTGCCGTCGACGTGCGCGAACCAAACCTCGAAACGGCGTTCCTCTCGCTCACGGGGGCGACGATGGCCGAGCGCGAGGCCGACGGCACGGCGTCGGACGACGGGGAGGCGGTCGTCGGCACCGCCGGGGGTGACCGATGA
- a CDS encoding DUF367 family protein, whose protein sequence is MDLHVRYEGDDDPEKCTARKLARFDLAELHRSDRATPYGVVLNPHAERALSPADREAAEHALVALDCSWESAGEKQFTIDGDHRALPYLVAANPVNFGKPMQLTTVEAFAGALVILGEKDHAEEILAKFTWGETFLELNEEPLQRYSECADSAEAVAIQQEYLDR, encoded by the coding sequence GTGGACCTGCACGTCCGGTACGAGGGCGACGACGACCCCGAGAAGTGTACCGCCCGGAAGCTCGCGCGGTTCGACCTCGCCGAACTGCACCGCTCGGACCGCGCGACGCCGTACGGGGTCGTGCTCAACCCCCACGCCGAGCGCGCGCTCTCGCCCGCCGACCGCGAGGCCGCCGAGCACGCTCTGGTCGCGCTCGACTGCTCGTGGGAGTCCGCCGGTGAGAAGCAGTTCACGATCGACGGCGACCACCGCGCGCTCCCCTACCTCGTCGCCGCCAACCCCGTGAACTTCGGGAAGCCGATGCAGCTCACGACCGTCGAGGCGTTCGCCGGCGCGCTCGTGATCCTGGGCGAGAAGGACCATGCCGAGGAGATCCTCGCGAAGTTCACGTGGGGCGAGACGTTCCTCGAACTCAACGAGGAACCCCTCCAGCGTTACTCGGAGTGTGCGGACTCCGCGGAGGCCGTCGCGATCCAACAGGAGTATCTGGACCGATAA
- a CDS encoding ABC transporter permease, producing the protein MRRVGPLAIYALWLRDVKRFARTPSRIVGSIAMPLLFLVFLGFGFSGAAIPGLPEGVDYLQYLVPGMVGFTMLFGASFAGMSILADQEVGFLKEILVAPVSRTSIVLGRIAGGSTTALVQAALILLLSIPLGFEIRSLLALPMAVVVLLLIATTFVGFGVALASQFSDSEGFGLVVQFVIFPIFFLSGAIYPLSSLPDAVGAIALANPLTYGVDGLRAVLVGSSRFPLALDLGALVVSSIVTVALGTYLFERVEAV; encoded by the coding sequence ATGAGGCGCGTCGGCCCGCTGGCGATCTACGCGCTCTGGCTCCGGGACGTGAAGCGCTTCGCCCGGACGCCCTCACGGATCGTCGGCTCGATCGCGATGCCGCTGCTGTTTCTCGTCTTCCTCGGCTTCGGCTTCAGCGGCGCGGCGATCCCCGGGCTGCCCGAGGGCGTCGACTACCTCCAGTACCTCGTCCCCGGGATGGTCGGGTTCACGATGCTGTTCGGCGCCTCCTTCGCCGGCATGTCGATCCTCGCGGACCAGGAGGTCGGTTTCCTGAAGGAGATCCTCGTCGCGCCCGTCAGCCGCACGTCGATCGTGCTCGGGCGGATCGCCGGCGGCTCGACGACCGCGCTGGTGCAGGCGGCGCTGATCCTCCTGCTGTCGATCCCGCTGGGGTTCGAGATCCGGAGCCTGCTCGCCCTGCCGATGGCGGTCGTCGTGCTGCTGTTGATCGCGACCACGTTCGTCGGCTTCGGCGTCGCGCTGGCGTCGCAGTTCAGCGACAGCGAGGGGTTCGGGCTGGTCGTCCAGTTCGTGATCTTCCCGATCTTCTTCCTCTCGGGCGCGATCTACCCGCTATCGAGCCTCCCCGACGCAGTTGGAGCGATCGCGCTCGCGAACCCGCTGACCTACGGCGTCGACGGGCTCCGGGCGGTGCTGGTGGGGAGCTCGCGGTTCCCGCTCGCGCTCGACCTCGGCGCGCTCGTCGTCTCCTCGATCGTCACCGTCGCGCTCGGCACCTACCTGTTCGAGCGCGTCGAGGCCGTGTAG
- a CDS encoding nuclear transport factor 2 family protein: protein MSHTEPVERYYEAIDAMDADGLAAVLARDFRHDRPDRTIEGRDRFVAFMTDERPRTDTVHAVDTLFLPETDGDDARGREVAAHGQLFAEDGEELFAFVDLFTVEGGKIVDLRTFTK from the coding sequence ATGAGCCACACCGAGCCGGTGGAGCGCTACTACGAGGCCATCGACGCGATGGACGCCGACGGGCTCGCGGCCGTGCTCGCCCGCGATTTCCGCCACGACCGCCCGGACCGGACGATCGAGGGTCGCGATCGGTTCGTCGCGTTCATGACGGACGAACGGCCTCGGACCGACACGGTTCACGCGGTGGACACGCTGTTCCTGCCCGAAACCGACGGCGACGACGCTCGCGGACGCGAGGTCGCGGCCCACGGCCAACTGTTCGCCGAGGACGGCGAGGAGCTGTTCGCGTTCGTGGACCTGTTCACCGTCGAGGGCGGGAAAATCGTCGATCTGCGGACGTTTACCAAATAG